The Branchiostoma floridae strain S238N-H82 chromosome 8, Bfl_VNyyK, whole genome shotgun sequence genome has a segment encoding these proteins:
- the LOC118420787 gene encoding transcriptional protein SWT1-like isoform X2 produces MSTVSSTKTPLPPGWVKCHSKSYPGYFYYFNLSTRARTWQRPVLEDETKSPEEPESKEKRKNHDSGVHSDREDQFPTNDAASAVSMTSLTSASEKVSHYFSSMLDSKPGPGSTATPSQAPSVRGQKRKIEEEFSDDESMLSLGDFSVSSLLSLKSKKDCPAVEKWKPLPSETPAAATSSTGQQAQTESEPKTSTGMKKLTLKKLPPKPSTVSRPPRSPIQQQQQQRTANSPGSPSLVRKDGPSNTSSAPVDNGLDPLPDYDEVEGYTAPAPSKANHKRMKASLPPYDLRNNITGKPVELVKTKYRPRGPSNYVKNKLKERDLREKLLSKSMPPPMGPPGAGNGHFAVPKAPRQDGVFKAPFPVGHRQHKPYHRNPSWRDHNGNHNRQQNYYNLGEVSSLEITMPNRTDENWGDSLTVCESPKFRSGDIDKVLCTVDQRDHRRVALQGEANAALGGDPNLPLENNGVPQENLDDIVEMDIDMDVLTEQRLINEIQEVRGHLSTDASASRGTLTSMQVVQMEYMETETTGVPGVDGNLPLFIVLDTNVLLNHLKFLDDLKDQQISGMGRPVLVVPWVVMQELDALKSQDMLNKPGRTLKLETQHQAAQAVRYLYKCLQNRHPRVRGQTAQEGSVKLVGFNPECNDDRVLQCCLMYSQKFTGVNVILFTNDKNLCNKAVINGMQAFTRETLMSGIKAMYPEDVVTSPIVAGPKNTIPVPAKQEHTNQTRSPRAHVSTTPPMANPLRATSPTMAPPMRATSPPTAPPRGTDPTSRRKQMADDVLCGMKTLLKAVLAVVLETEMKAVFEDTWSMIVYRKPPWSLQDLLLCFDKHWIAVFGMFLSRDVKEHLDSLVKHFTRGRSYGVDLQETLQLLQDALQLVRQLHNHSTYDGSLPKVISELQTAQQQCQEVLSGNMSCLTVKQPAAPTPAAPQTTQQQEPTIDPDFPMWTTFDLIWKAVSYFLVKIFDGLDYKHSIPSVENKNMPVDLPSRYEAVRFILKLHPLLVRVVQDMENFLKLERAEQLQPLATSLCNSIHDFLNQLVFANSEPNSLQYPIVQPSVCMLTPDLLIRYGRDPNAQERIRRGLQQMCTYLNQLVQCANFIYPEASKNNWLQ; encoded by the exons ATGAGTACAGTGTCCTCAACCAAGACACCCCTACCCCCGGGGTGGGTGAAGTGCCATTCCAAGAGCTATCCAGGCTACTTTTACTACTTCAACTTGAGCACGAGAGCTCGGACATGGCAGAGGCCAGTCCTGGAAGATGAGACAAAAAGTCCAGAAGAACCGGAAAGCAAG GAGAAACGAAAGAACCATGACTCTGGGGTGCACTCTGACAGGGAGGACCAGTTTCCTACCAACGATGCTGCCAGCGCTGTGTCCATGACTTCACTGACTAGTGCTTCAGAAAAG GTGTCACATTACTTCAGCTCCATGTTAGACAGCAAACCAGGCCCAGGCAGCACAGCAACCCCTTCACAGGCGCCCTCAGTAAGGGGCCAGAAGCGCAAGATCGAGGAGGAGTTCAGCGACGACGAGAGCATGCTCTCCCTCGGTGACTTCTCTGTGTCCTCACTGTTGTCTCTCAAGAGCAAGAAGGATTGCCCTGCAGTTGAGAAATGGAAACCCCTGCCCAGTGAGACTCCAGCTGCAGCTACGTCATCCACAGGACAGCAGGCACAGACAGAGAGTGAGCCAAAAACTTCGACAGGCATGAAGAAACTGACACTGAAGAAATTGCCACCTAAGCCATCCACAGTGAGCAGGCCCCCAAGGTCTCccatccaacaacaacaacagcagcgcACAGCTAACTCTCCAGGCAGTCCTTCACTGGTACGGAAAGATGGGCCTTCCAACACCAGCAGTGCACCGGTTGATAACGGTTTAGACCCCCTCCCCGACTATGATGAGGTTGAAGGCTACACTGCACCAGCCCCAAGCAAGGCAAACCACAAGCGGATGAAAGCCTCCCTGCCTCCATACGACCTCAGGAACAACATAACAGGAAAGCCTGTAGAATTGGTCAAGACAAAGTATAGACCCAGAGGTCCTTCCAACTATGTGAAGAACAAGCTGAAAGAAAGGGACCTGCGAGAAAAGCTGCTGAGTAAATCCATGCCGCCACCTATGGGGCCACCTGGTGCAGGTAATGGACACTTTGCCGTACCGAAGGCCCCAAGGCAAGATGGCGTCTTCAAAGCGCCATTTCCTGTGGGCCACAGACAGCACAAGCCCTACCACAGAAACCCATCCTGGAGGGACCACAACGGAAACCACAACAGGCAGCAGAACTATTATAATCTGGGAGAGGTCTCCTCCCTGGAAATCACCATGCCAAACCGCACAGACGAGAACTGGGGTGACAGCCTGACTGTATGTGAGAGCCCCAAGTTCAGAAGTGGTGATATCGACAAGGTGCTGTGTACAGTGGACCAACGGGATCACAGAAGAGTCGCTCTCCAAGGGGAGGCGAACGCTGCTCTCGGCGGGGATCCCAACCTACCTCTAGAGAACAACGGAGTGCCTCAGGAGAACTTGGATGACATTGTAGAAATGGACATTGACATGGACGTACTGACGGAGCAACGATTGATCAACGAGATCCAGGAAGTTCGCGGGCACCTCTCAACTGATGCGTCGGCCAGCCGTGGCACCCTCACCAGCATGCAGGTCGTCCAGATGGAGTATATGGAGACAGAGACCACGGGGGTGCCCGGGGTAGACGGGAACCTGCCTTTGTTTATTGTGCTGGACACAAATGTCCTGTTGAACCACCTGAAGTTCCTGGATGATCTGAAGGACCAACAGATCAGCGGTATGGGCAGACCAGTGCTGGTAGTGCCCTGGGTTGTCATGCAG GAACTTGATGCCCTGAAGTCCCAGGACATGCTGAATAAGCCAGGCCGGACCCTGAAGCTGGAGACTCAACACCAGGCAGCTCAGGCCGTCAGGTACCTGTACAAGTGCCTACAGAACCGCCACCCCAGGGTCAGGGGACAGACTGCACAGGAG GGGTCTGTAAAGCTGGTAGGCTTTAATCCCGAGTGTAACGATGACCGGGTGCTGCAGTGCTGCCTCATGTACAGCCAGAAGTTCACCGGAGTCAACGTGATTCTGTTCACCAATGACAAGAACCTCTGCAATAAGGCTGTCATCAACGGCATGCAGGCCTTCACCAGGGAGACCCTGATGTCTGGGATTAAGGCCATGTACCCAGAGGATGTTGTCACATCACCTATAG TTGCAGGTCCTAAGAACACCATACCTGTGCCAGCGAAACAGGAACACACGAACCAGACAAGGAGTCCCCGTGCACATGTGAGCACAACCCCACCCATGGCTAACCCCTTGAGAGCCACGAGTCCAACCATGGCTCCCCCCATGAGAGCCACATCCCCACCCACGGCTCCCCCCAGGGGGACAGATCCTACCAGCCGCAGAAAACAAATG GCTGATGATGTGCTGTGTGGTATGAAGACACTGCTGAAGGCAGTCCTGGCTGTTGTACTGGAGACAGAGATGAAAGCTGTGTTTGAGGACACCTG GAGCATGATTGTTTACCGCAAGCCTCCGTGGTCTCTACAGGATCTTCTGCTGTGCTTCGACAAGCACTGGATCGCTGTGTTCG GCATGTTCCTGAGTCGGGATGTGAAGGAGCACCTGGACAGCCTGGTGAAGCACTTTACCCGCGGCCGCAGCTACGGAGTGGACCTGCAGGAGAccctgcagctgctgcaggaTGCCCTGCAGCTGGTCAGGCAGCTGCACAACCACAGCAC ATATGATGGGAGCCTGCCTAAGGTGATCTCTGAGCTGCAGACAGCACAACAGCAGTGTCAGGAGGTGCTGAGTGGGAACATGTCCTGTCTGACTGTCAAACAACCTGCTGCACCCACACCTGCTGCCCCACAAACCACTCAACAACAG gAGCCGACCATTGATCCGGACTTTCCCATGTGGACGACCTTTGACCTCATCTGGAAGGCTGTCAGCTACTTCCT AGTGAAGATTTTTGACGGGCTGGACTACAAACACTCCATCCCCAGTGTGGAGAACAAGAACATGCCGGTGGACCTCCCCTCTAGATATGAGGCAGTGAGGTTCATATTGAAACTCCATCCACTGCTGGTCAGGGTGGTGCAAGACATGGAAAA CTTTCTGAAGTTGGAGAGAGCAGAGCAGCTCCAACCCCTGGCTACAAGTCTCTGCAACTCCATCCATGACTTCCTCAACCAACTG GTGTTCGCCAACAGTGAGCCCAACAGCCTGCAGTATCCCATAGTACAG CCGTCTGTGTGTATGCTGACTCCTGATCTCCTGATCAGATATGGCAGGGACCCAAATGCACA GGAGCGTATCCGCAGGGGACTGCAGCAGATGTGTACCTACCTGAACCAGCTGGTACAGTGTGCGAATTTCATCTATCCTGAGGCCAGCAAGAACAACTGGTTACAATAG
- the LOC118420788 gene encoding organic cation transporter protein-like, translating into MLKECQEILVGATPNKTLCWTIRLGGTSAEEITDPEDTMLPFDEILTKYLGEFGLYQGWVLFLMCFAEIPVGFHQVASVFLAAVPAYHCAVPGLVTSRDCQPILQALEMSIPWTQEKNESRQYRQCTRYNLTEQDYNVSYADFWQSHTPESLSAGGTISCDRGWEYDCTTFTSTIVTEWDIVCSGGWLKRLTTALYMVGVMVGAVVFGDLADRLGRRPSYLLSLLIQCVFGVAAAFAPNLALFVIFRFFVGAATSGVIIVSCVMVAEFVGPSERVKVGVFRPLFFAVGEIIFAGIAYGIRDWRMLQLAISLPNLLFIPYFWVCPESPRWLMSRDQQRAKEITLSMARMNKVEVPDEAFVSGDPESIKEEASRKYSIVDLLRTPNMRMRSFKCFYVWFTCSLVFYGFSLNITDLSGNIYLNFLISSIMEIPGYLSLLYLQERFGRKIPVFTYLFLTGLGLIIVTVLPPGDSRVAVAMLSKLCITGGFQGIMIYSIELFPTVVRNTGMGSSSMAARFGATISPFLWLLADVWRPAPYLLFSIMTILAGLLCMLLPETKGLQLPQTLEDGEEFGRGVTKKMIDSALTALKLKKGNVEVEDRVQDTKA; encoded by the exons ATGCTTAAAGAATGCCAAGAAATACTTGTTGGTGCCACGCCAAATAAGACGCTTTGCTGGACGATTCGCCTTGGAGGAACAAGTGCTGAAGAAATCACAGACCCAGAAGACACAATGTTACCATTCGACGAGATATTAACCAAGTATCTGGGTGAGTTCGGTCTGTACCAGGGATGGGTTCTCTTCCTGATGTGCTTCGCGGAGATCCCCGTGGGCTTCCACCAGGTCGCCTCGGTGTTCCTGGCCGCCGTGCCCGCCTACCACTGCGCGGTGCCCGGGCTCGTCACAAGCCGAGACTGCCAGCCAATTCTCCAGGCACTGGAGATGAGCATCCCCTGGACTCAAGAGAAGAACGAGAGTCGGCAATACCGTCAGTGCACAAG GTATAATCTTACAGAACAAGATTACAATGTGAGCTACGCGGACTTCTGGCAGAGCCACACCCCCGAGAGTCTGTCAGCCGGCGGGACCATCAGCTGTGACAGGGGGTGGGAGTACGACTGTACCACCTTCACGTCTACTATAGTCACAGAA TGGGACATCGTGTGTTCAGGCGGCTGGTTGAAGCGCCTGACCACAGCCCTGTACATGGTGGGGGTGATGGTGGGAGCGGTGGTGTTTGGGGACCTGGCGGACAG GTTGGGCCGCCGCCCGTCCTACCTCCTGAGCTTGTTGATCCAGTGTGTGTTCGGTGTGGCCGCTGCCTTCGCACCCAACCTGGCTCTCTTCGTCATCTTCCGCTTCTTCGTGGGCGCCGCCACGTCAGGGGTCATCATCGTGTCTTGTGTGATGG TTGCCGAGTTTGTGGGCCCGAGTGAGCGGGTGAAGGTGGGCGTGTTCCGCCCCTTGTTCTTCGCGGTGGGTGAAATCATCTTCGCGGGGATCGCGTACGGGATCCGCGACTGGAGAATGCTGCAGCTCGCCATCTCACTTCCAAACTTACTCTTTATTCCGTACTTCTG GGTGTGCCCGGAGAGTCCGCGATGGCTGATGTCACGTGATCAGCAGAGGGCTAAGGAAATCACACTGAGCATGGCGAGGATGAACAAGGTCGAAGTCCCGGATGAAGCTTTCGTATCAGGAGATCCCGAATCCATCAAG GAAGAGGCTTCTAGAAAGTACAGCATCGTAGACTTACTGCGCACGCCCAACATGAGGATGAGGTCATTCAAGTGCTTCTACGTCTG GTTCACGTGCAGTCTGGTATTCTACGGCTTCTCCCTAAACATCACGGACCTCAGCGGAAACATCTACCTCAACTTCCTTATCTCTTCCATCATGGAGATCCCCGGCTACCTGTCCCTGCTGTACCTACAGGAGAG ATTCGGGCGGAAGATCCCAGTTTtcacctacctgttcctgacgggCCTGGGACTCATAATTGTCACCGTCCTCCcaccag GTGACAGCCGTGTGGCTGTAGCGATGCTGTCTAAGTTGTGCATCACCGGAGGGTTTCAGGGTATCATGATCTACTCCATAGAGCTCTTCCCTACTGTTGTCAG AAACACCGGTATGGGTTCCTCCTCCATGGCCGCCCGTTTTGGCGCCACCATCTCGCCCTTCCTATGGCTCCTAGCGGATGTGTGGCGCCCTGCACCCTACCTGCTGTTCAGCATCATGACCATCCTGGCCGGGCTGCTGTGCATGCTGCTGCCCGAGACTAAAGGTCTGCAACTGCCGCAGACTCTGGAGGATGGGGAGGAGTTTGGGAGGGG CGTTACCAAGAAGATGATAGACTCAGCCCTTACTGCTCTCAAACTCAAGAAGGGAAACGTTGAGGTGGAGGACAGGGTCCAAGACACAAAGGCATGA
- the LOC118420787 gene encoding transcriptional protein SWT1-like isoform X1, with amino-acid sequence MSTVSSTKTPLPPGWVKCHSKSYPGYFYYFNLSTRARTWQRPVLEDETKSPEEPESKQEKRKNHDSGVHSDREDQFPTNDAASAVSMTSLTSASEKVSHYFSSMLDSKPGPGSTATPSQAPSVRGQKRKIEEEFSDDESMLSLGDFSVSSLLSLKSKKDCPAVEKWKPLPSETPAAATSSTGQQAQTESEPKTSTGMKKLTLKKLPPKPSTVSRPPRSPIQQQQQQRTANSPGSPSLVRKDGPSNTSSAPVDNGLDPLPDYDEVEGYTAPAPSKANHKRMKASLPPYDLRNNITGKPVELVKTKYRPRGPSNYVKNKLKERDLREKLLSKSMPPPMGPPGAGNGHFAVPKAPRQDGVFKAPFPVGHRQHKPYHRNPSWRDHNGNHNRQQNYYNLGEVSSLEITMPNRTDENWGDSLTVCESPKFRSGDIDKVLCTVDQRDHRRVALQGEANAALGGDPNLPLENNGVPQENLDDIVEMDIDMDVLTEQRLINEIQEVRGHLSTDASASRGTLTSMQVVQMEYMETETTGVPGVDGNLPLFIVLDTNVLLNHLKFLDDLKDQQISGMGRPVLVVPWVVMQELDALKSQDMLNKPGRTLKLETQHQAAQAVRYLYKCLQNRHPRVRGQTAQEGSVKLVGFNPECNDDRVLQCCLMYSQKFTGVNVILFTNDKNLCNKAVINGMQAFTRETLMSGIKAMYPEDVVTSPIVAGPKNTIPVPAKQEHTNQTRSPRAHVSTTPPMANPLRATSPTMAPPMRATSPPTAPPRGTDPTSRRKQMADDVLCGMKTLLKAVLAVVLETEMKAVFEDTWSMIVYRKPPWSLQDLLLCFDKHWIAVFGMFLSRDVKEHLDSLVKHFTRGRSYGVDLQETLQLLQDALQLVRQLHNHSTYDGSLPKVISELQTAQQQCQEVLSGNMSCLTVKQPAAPTPAAPQTTQQQEPTIDPDFPMWTTFDLIWKAVSYFLVKIFDGLDYKHSIPSVENKNMPVDLPSRYEAVRFILKLHPLLVRVVQDMENFLKLERAEQLQPLATSLCNSIHDFLNQLVFANSEPNSLQYPIVQPSVCMLTPDLLIRYGRDPNAQERIRRGLQQMCTYLNQLVQCANFIYPEASKNNWLQ; translated from the exons ATGAGTACAGTGTCCTCAACCAAGACACCCCTACCCCCGGGGTGGGTGAAGTGCCATTCCAAGAGCTATCCAGGCTACTTTTACTACTTCAACTTGAGCACGAGAGCTCGGACATGGCAGAGGCCAGTCCTGGAAGATGAGACAAAAAGTCCAGAAGAACCGGAAAGCAAG CAGGAGAAACGAAAGAACCATGACTCTGGGGTGCACTCTGACAGGGAGGACCAGTTTCCTACCAACGATGCTGCCAGCGCTGTGTCCATGACTTCACTGACTAGTGCTTCAGAAAAG GTGTCACATTACTTCAGCTCCATGTTAGACAGCAAACCAGGCCCAGGCAGCACAGCAACCCCTTCACAGGCGCCCTCAGTAAGGGGCCAGAAGCGCAAGATCGAGGAGGAGTTCAGCGACGACGAGAGCATGCTCTCCCTCGGTGACTTCTCTGTGTCCTCACTGTTGTCTCTCAAGAGCAAGAAGGATTGCCCTGCAGTTGAGAAATGGAAACCCCTGCCCAGTGAGACTCCAGCTGCAGCTACGTCATCCACAGGACAGCAGGCACAGACAGAGAGTGAGCCAAAAACTTCGACAGGCATGAAGAAACTGACACTGAAGAAATTGCCACCTAAGCCATCCACAGTGAGCAGGCCCCCAAGGTCTCccatccaacaacaacaacagcagcgcACAGCTAACTCTCCAGGCAGTCCTTCACTGGTACGGAAAGATGGGCCTTCCAACACCAGCAGTGCACCGGTTGATAACGGTTTAGACCCCCTCCCCGACTATGATGAGGTTGAAGGCTACACTGCACCAGCCCCAAGCAAGGCAAACCACAAGCGGATGAAAGCCTCCCTGCCTCCATACGACCTCAGGAACAACATAACAGGAAAGCCTGTAGAATTGGTCAAGACAAAGTATAGACCCAGAGGTCCTTCCAACTATGTGAAGAACAAGCTGAAAGAAAGGGACCTGCGAGAAAAGCTGCTGAGTAAATCCATGCCGCCACCTATGGGGCCACCTGGTGCAGGTAATGGACACTTTGCCGTACCGAAGGCCCCAAGGCAAGATGGCGTCTTCAAAGCGCCATTTCCTGTGGGCCACAGACAGCACAAGCCCTACCACAGAAACCCATCCTGGAGGGACCACAACGGAAACCACAACAGGCAGCAGAACTATTATAATCTGGGAGAGGTCTCCTCCCTGGAAATCACCATGCCAAACCGCACAGACGAGAACTGGGGTGACAGCCTGACTGTATGTGAGAGCCCCAAGTTCAGAAGTGGTGATATCGACAAGGTGCTGTGTACAGTGGACCAACGGGATCACAGAAGAGTCGCTCTCCAAGGGGAGGCGAACGCTGCTCTCGGCGGGGATCCCAACCTACCTCTAGAGAACAACGGAGTGCCTCAGGAGAACTTGGATGACATTGTAGAAATGGACATTGACATGGACGTACTGACGGAGCAACGATTGATCAACGAGATCCAGGAAGTTCGCGGGCACCTCTCAACTGATGCGTCGGCCAGCCGTGGCACCCTCACCAGCATGCAGGTCGTCCAGATGGAGTATATGGAGACAGAGACCACGGGGGTGCCCGGGGTAGACGGGAACCTGCCTTTGTTTATTGTGCTGGACACAAATGTCCTGTTGAACCACCTGAAGTTCCTGGATGATCTGAAGGACCAACAGATCAGCGGTATGGGCAGACCAGTGCTGGTAGTGCCCTGGGTTGTCATGCAG GAACTTGATGCCCTGAAGTCCCAGGACATGCTGAATAAGCCAGGCCGGACCCTGAAGCTGGAGACTCAACACCAGGCAGCTCAGGCCGTCAGGTACCTGTACAAGTGCCTACAGAACCGCCACCCCAGGGTCAGGGGACAGACTGCACAGGAG GGGTCTGTAAAGCTGGTAGGCTTTAATCCCGAGTGTAACGATGACCGGGTGCTGCAGTGCTGCCTCATGTACAGCCAGAAGTTCACCGGAGTCAACGTGATTCTGTTCACCAATGACAAGAACCTCTGCAATAAGGCTGTCATCAACGGCATGCAGGCCTTCACCAGGGAGACCCTGATGTCTGGGATTAAGGCCATGTACCCAGAGGATGTTGTCACATCACCTATAG TTGCAGGTCCTAAGAACACCATACCTGTGCCAGCGAAACAGGAACACACGAACCAGACAAGGAGTCCCCGTGCACATGTGAGCACAACCCCACCCATGGCTAACCCCTTGAGAGCCACGAGTCCAACCATGGCTCCCCCCATGAGAGCCACATCCCCACCCACGGCTCCCCCCAGGGGGACAGATCCTACCAGCCGCAGAAAACAAATG GCTGATGATGTGCTGTGTGGTATGAAGACACTGCTGAAGGCAGTCCTGGCTGTTGTACTGGAGACAGAGATGAAAGCTGTGTTTGAGGACACCTG GAGCATGATTGTTTACCGCAAGCCTCCGTGGTCTCTACAGGATCTTCTGCTGTGCTTCGACAAGCACTGGATCGCTGTGTTCG GCATGTTCCTGAGTCGGGATGTGAAGGAGCACCTGGACAGCCTGGTGAAGCACTTTACCCGCGGCCGCAGCTACGGAGTGGACCTGCAGGAGAccctgcagctgctgcaggaTGCCCTGCAGCTGGTCAGGCAGCTGCACAACCACAGCAC ATATGATGGGAGCCTGCCTAAGGTGATCTCTGAGCTGCAGACAGCACAACAGCAGTGTCAGGAGGTGCTGAGTGGGAACATGTCCTGTCTGACTGTCAAACAACCTGCTGCACCCACACCTGCTGCCCCACAAACCACTCAACAACAG gAGCCGACCATTGATCCGGACTTTCCCATGTGGACGACCTTTGACCTCATCTGGAAGGCTGTCAGCTACTTCCT AGTGAAGATTTTTGACGGGCTGGACTACAAACACTCCATCCCCAGTGTGGAGAACAAGAACATGCCGGTGGACCTCCCCTCTAGATATGAGGCAGTGAGGTTCATATTGAAACTCCATCCACTGCTGGTCAGGGTGGTGCAAGACATGGAAAA CTTTCTGAAGTTGGAGAGAGCAGAGCAGCTCCAACCCCTGGCTACAAGTCTCTGCAACTCCATCCATGACTTCCTCAACCAACTG GTGTTCGCCAACAGTGAGCCCAACAGCCTGCAGTATCCCATAGTACAG CCGTCTGTGTGTATGCTGACTCCTGATCTCCTGATCAGATATGGCAGGGACCCAAATGCACA GGAGCGTATCCGCAGGGGACTGCAGCAGATGTGTACCTACCTGAACCAGCTGGTACAGTGTGCGAATTTCATCTATCCTGAGGCCAGCAAGAACAACTGGTTACAATAG